The Thermacetogenium phaeum DSM 12270 genome segment ATCTGGCCGAAAACCATGGCACACTTATCGATAACCCCGGACTCAGTCATTTCCAGGTAGAGGTCATTCCCCTCCCTGGTCCGTTCACCGACCCCACAAAAAACGGAAAATCCTCCGTGCTCGTAGGCGATGTTCCGTATCAACTCCATGATGACGACGGTTTTGCCGACACCGGCTCCTCCAAAGAGGCCGATCTTGCCACCTTTGGCAAAGGGGGCCAGCAGGTCGATAACCTTAATCCCGGTCTCCAGCACCTCCCTGGCCGGGCGCTGCTCGACCACAGAGGGAGCAGGGCGATGGATGGGGTAATAATCATCCGCCTCTACCGGACCCTTCTCATCGATGGTCTCCCCCAGAACGTTGAAAATCCTCCCCAGCGTTCCCCGCCCCACCGGAACCTTGATCGGCGATCTGGTGTCCAGCGCCTTCATTCCGCGCCTGATTCCATCGGTGGAGGACATGGCAACGCACCTGACGGTGTTGTTGCCAAGATGCTGCATCGCCTCCAGCGTAACATTGACGTTCTGCGTCAGAGTCGCCTTGATTTCCTCATCCTGGTCATCTCTGGTTATTTTGATGGCATCGTAAAGGTTCGGCAAATGCCCCGGGGGGAACTCAATATCTACAACAGGCCCGATAACCTGGACAACGGTGCCATAGTTTGGTTCACTCAACTCTTATACCTCCTTCATCCTTTCAGGGCCTCCGCCCCGCCGACGATCTCGGAGATCTCTTTGGTAATCGCCGCCTGACGGGCTTTGTTGCTCAACAGGGTCAACTGCTGGATCATCTCTCCGGCGTTTTCCGTGGCGTGGCTCATGGCCACCATCCGCGCCGCGTGTTCACTGGCCTTTGACTCCAGAAGGGCGCGGTAAACCTCGGCGTCGATAAAGCGAGGCAGGATCATTTCCAGAACGGCCCGCGGGCTCGGCTCGATAAAGTAATCACTGAGATAATCTGCCTCGCCATCCTCTTCCGCTGCGGCGGCAGGAGCGCCATCCACATCAATCGGAAGCAGCTTCACCACCTTCGGGTGCTGCCTTCCCGTGGATATAAACTCCGTAAATACCAGATTGATCTCATCAAAAGTATTCCCCTCATAGAGCTTGACCAGGGCGCGGGAGATGGCCTGCGCCTGCGCCATCGTCGGCTCATCTCCGATGGCCAGGAACTCCGCAACGAGGTTGTACTTCCGGCGGCGAAAGTAGTCGCGCCCCTTCCGCCCGATAACGACGAGCCCGGTATCTTCCTCCTGCGCCATAACCGTCTCCGCCTGTCGGATGATATGGGCGTTGAAAGCCCCACAGAGC includes the following:
- the atpG gene encoding ATP synthase F1 subunit gamma, with the translated sequence MPEQMRDIKRRIRSIKNTEQITKAMEMVAAARLRRAQEKVEAARPYAREIQGMIERIAGAFAESTHPLLVPRERKSVGYAVFTSDRGLCGAFNAHIIRQAETVMAQEEDTGLVVIGRKGRDYFRRRKYNLVAEFLAIGDEPTMAQAQAISRALVKLYEGNTFDEINLVFTEFISTGRQHPKVVKLLPIDVDGAPAAAAEEDGEADYLSDYFIEPSPRAVLEMILPRFIDAEVYRALLESKASEHAARMVAMSHATENAGEMIQQLTLLSNKARQAAITKEISEIVGGAEALKG